The proteins below are encoded in one region of Desulfonatronum sp. SC1:
- a CDS encoding CorA family divalent cation transporter: MAPLTFIAGGCGMDFKLMPEPRWSWAYPWSCCSCWAWR; encoded by the coding sequence ATGGCCCCCCTGACCTTCATCGCCGGGGGCTGCGGCATGGATTTCAAACTCATGCCTGAACCGCGGTGGTCATGGGCCTATCCTTGGTCCTGCTGTTCATGCTGGGCGTGGCGGTGA